The Bombus vancouverensis nearcticus chromosome 17, iyBomVanc1_principal, whole genome shotgun sequence genome has a window encoding:
- the LOC117166105 gene encoding uncharacterized protein LOC117166105: MCDKTISIEKMHILTVIFAGIVTLLSHVATASSEQSAMADSQPKGAKLALSPTSSLQTETYQDSIDYYNFPIDDTYRPLQNKKCPLCDSSVYPYCGEKLLHDACCCTNPYTHDLPYQCKLADCRFLHANSCREHRLIATCCCSDDYRFLLKSFPNA; this comes from the exons ATGTGTGACAAGACGATTTCAATTGAAAAAATGCATATCCTAACTGTGATATTCGCCGGCATTGTGACGCTATTATCGCACGTTGCTACCGCATCGA GCGAGCAAAGCGCCATGGCGGATAGCCAACCGAAAGGGGCCAAATTGGCATTATCGCCCACTTCGTCGTTACAAACGGAAACGTATCAAGACAGCATCGATTATTACAATTTCCCAATCGACGATACGTACAGACCGCTTCAGAACAA AAAATGTCCACTATGCGACAGCTCGGTCTATCCCTATTGCGGAGAAAAATTGTTGCACGACGCGTGTTGTTGCACCAATCCCTATACTCACGACTTACCCTATCAGTGTAAATTAGCAGATTGCCGATTTTTGCATGCAAACAGTTGCAGGGAACATCGATTAATCGCAACCTGTTGCTGCAGCGATGATTATCGGTTTTTATTGAAAAGTTTCCCGAACGCTTAA